Proteins encoded by one window of Homo sapiens chromosome 10, GRCh38.p14 Primary Assembly:
- the MMP21 gene encoding matrix metalloproteinase-21 preproprotein, producing MLAASIFRPTLLLCWLAAPWPTQPESLFHSRDRSDLEPSPLRQAKPIADLHAAQRFLSRYGWSGVWAAWGPSPEGPPETPKGAALAEAVRRFQRANALPASGELDAATLAAMNRPRCGVPDMRPPPPSAPPSPPGPPPRARSRRSPRAPLSLSRRGWQPRGYPDGGAAQAFSKRTLSWRLLGEALSSQLSVADQRRIVALAFRMWSEVTPLDFREDLAAPGAAVDIKLGFGRGRHLGCPRAFDGSGQEFAHAWRLGDIHFDDDEHFTPPTSDTGISLLKVAVHEIGHVLGLPHTYRTGSIMQPNYIPQEPAFELDWSDRKAIQKLYGSCEGSFDTAFDWIRKERNQYGEVMVRFSTYFFRNSWYWLYENRNNRTRYGDPIQILTGWPGIPTHNIDAFVHIWTWKRDERYFFQGNQYWRYDSDKDQALTEDEQGKSYPKLISEGFPGIPSPLDTAFYDRRQKLIYFFKESLVFAFDVNRNRVLNSYPKRITEVFPAVIPQNHPFRNIDSAYYSYAYNSIFFFKGNAYWKVVNDKDKQQNSWLPANGLFPKKFISEKWFDVCDVHISTLNM from the exons ATGCTCGCCGCCTCCATCTTCCGTCCGACACTGCTGCTCTGCTGGCTGGCTGCTCCCTGGCCCACCCAGCCCGAGAGTCTCTTCCACAGCCGGGACCGCTCGGACCTGGAGCCGTccccactgcgccaggccaagcCCATTGCCGACCTCCACGCTGCTCAG CGGTTCCTGTCCAGATACGGCTGGTCAGGGGTGTGGGCGGCCTGGGGGCCCAGTCCCGAGGGGCCGCCGGAGACCCCCAAGGGCGCCGCCCTGGCCGAGGCGGTGCGCAGGTTCCAGCGGGCGAACGCGCTGCCGGCCAGCGGGGAGCTGGACGCGGCCACCCTAGCGGCCATGAACCGGCCGCGCTGCGGGGTCCCGGACATGCGCCCACCGCCCCCCTCCGCCCCGCCTTCGCCCCCGGGCCCGCCCCCCAGAGCCCGCTCCAGGCGCTCCCCGCGGGCGCCGCTGTCCTTGTCCCGGCGGGGTTGGCAGCCCCGGGGCTACCCCGACGGCGGAGCTGCCCAGGCCTTCTCCAAGAGGACGCTGAGCTGGCGGCTGCTGGGCGAGGCCCTGAGCAGCCAACTGTCCGTGGCCGACCAGCGGCGCATTGTGGCGCTGGCCTTCAGGATGTGGAGCGAGGTGACGCCGCTGGACTTCCGCGAGGACCTGGCCGCCCCCGGGGCCGCGGTCGACATCAAGCTGGGCTTTGGGAGAG GCCGGCACCTGGGCTGTCCGCGGGCCTTCGATGGGAGCGGGCAGGAGTTTGCACACGCCTGGCGCCTAGGTGACATTCACTTTGACGACGACGAGCACTTCACACCTCCCACCAGTGACACGGGCATCAGCCTTCTCAAG GTGGCCGTCCATGAAATTGGCCATGTCCTGGGCTTGCCTCACACCTACAGGACGGGATCCATAATGCAACCAAATTACATTCCCCAGGAGCCTGCCTTTGAGTTGGACTGGTCAGACAGGAAAGCAATTCAAAAGCTGTATG gctCCTGTGAGGGATCATTTGATACTGCGTTTGACTGGATTCGCAAAGAGAGAAACCAATATGGAGAGGTGATGGTGAGATTTAGCACATATTTCTTCCGTAACAGCTGGTACTGGCTTTATGAAAATCGAAACAATAGGACACGCTATGGGGACCCTATCCAAATCCTCACTGGCtggcctggaatcccaacacacAACATAGATGCCTTTGTTCACATCTGGACATGGAAAAGAGATGAACGTTATTTTTTTCAAG GAAATCAATACTGGAGATATGACAGTGACAAGGATCAGGCCCTCACAGAAGATGAACAAGGAAAAAGCTATCCCAAATTGATTTCAGAAGGATTTCCTGGCATCCCAAGTCCCCTAGACACGGCGTTTTATGACCGAAGACAGAAGTTAATTTACTTCTTCAAGGAGTCCCTT GTATTTGCATTTGATGTCAACAGAAATCGAGTACTTAATTCTTATCCAAAGAGGATTACTGAAGTTTTTCCAGCAGTAATACCACAAAATCATCCTTTCAGAAATATAGATTCCGCTTATTACTCCTATGCATAcaactccattttctttttcaaaggcaATGCATACTGGAAGGTAGTTAATGACAAGGACAAACAACAGAATTCCTGGCTTCCTGCTAATGGCTTATTTccaaaaaagtttatttcagaGAAGTGGTTTGATGTTTGTGACGTCCATATCTCCACACTGAACATGTAA